A stretch of the Archangium violaceum genome encodes the following:
- a CDS encoding serine/threonine protein kinase → MPSTPRETPRRDSPRRYAVKSEDYRFTFEAGEYRYEVTEPLVLHPYYDSLFIAWRRLLSGGPRHMVELKKVNMVPGRDARASAREEVRLASLLRHPKIARVHDFIVNKGIPYVVMEHMKGCFLLTVTHAAALVEKRLSPAFAVYVAAEVADALEYAHNAENETGAPLRLVHRAVGPLRIRLGADGRVKLCNLGAAYSELAGRMVTPRDLLRGDPAYIAPELLRSMWAALESKTDPLTPRELDGRADIFSLGLVLLEMLTAKYPLDPLGLVPSRPATRFPQGLRAERPTWVELEVLFNRVLSFGPEEIEREADLVPEPLRKILGKALQPNPENRYSTAAEMRDDLRFYLRASGASSFGRPEVAAERKAILNEAAERKLLAAQTVERGVLPNPEEFLDNG, encoded by the coding sequence ATGCCCTCAACACCAAGAGAAACGCCCCGGCGCGACAGTCCCCGCCGCTACGCCGTCAAATCGGAAGACTACCGTTTCACCTTCGAGGCGGGCGAATACCGTTACGAGGTGACGGAGCCGCTTGTACTCCATCCCTACTATGACTCGCTTTTCATCGCATGGCGTCGGCTCCTCTCGGGCGGGCCGCGTCACATGGTCGAACTCAAGAAGGTGAACATGGTTCCCGGGCGCGACGCACGCGCCAGCGCACGGGAAGAGGTTCGCCTTGCGTCGCTGCTGCGTCACCCCAAGATTGCCCGCGTCCATGACTTCATCGTCAACAAGGGGATTCCCTATGTCGTCATGGAGCACATGAAGGGCTGTTTCCTTCTCACCGTCACACATGCGGCGGCGCTCGTGGAGAAGAGGCTTTCCCCTGCCTTCGCCGTCTACGTTGCCGCCGAGGTGGCGGACGCGCTCGAATACGCGCACAACGCCGAGAATGAAACCGGGGCGCCGCTCCGGCTCGTACACCGGGCCGTGGGGCCCCTGCGCATCCGGCTTGGGGCGGATGGCCGCGTCAAGCTGTGCAACCTCGGAGCGGCTTATTCCGAGCTGGCCGGACGCATGGTCACCCCGCGCGATCTGCTGAGAGGAGATCCGGCCTACATCGCCCCGGAACTGCTGCGCTCCATGTGGGCAGCCCTCGAAAGCAAGACGGACCCACTCACCCCGAGGGAGCTTGACGGCAGGGCGGACATTTTCTCCCTCGGGTTGGTACTGCTGGAGATGCTGACGGCGAAATATCCGCTTGACCCGCTCGGACTGGTGCCGAGCCGTCCGGCGACGCGCTTTCCCCAGGGCCTGCGCGCCGAGCGGCCGACATGGGTGGAGCTTGAGGTTTTGTTTAATCGCGTCCTCAGCTTCGGGCCCGAGGAGATAGAGCGCGAAGCGGATTTGGTCCCCGAGCCTTTGCGGAAAATCTTGGGCAAGGCACTACAGCCCAACCCGGAGAACCGCTACAGCACTGCCGCCGAGATGCGCGATGACTTGCGTTTCTATCTTCGCGCGTCCGGGGCCTCCAGCTTCGGACGGCCCGAAGTGGCGGCGGAGCGGAAAGCGATTTTAAACGAGGCGGCCGAGCGCAAGCTGCTGGCGGCGCAGACAGTCGAAAGAGGCGTGCTCCCCAACCCGGAAGAGTTCCTGGACAATGGGTAG
- a CDS encoding helix-turn-helix transcriptional regulator, with protein sequence MGEVARNARKQARLTQADVAERVGLATEVYGRLERGGMLPSVPTLLKLCFVLRADANALLGIGSGSLPVLVDEPKQEKEEEAPRVRQVLRHLRRLTPTQLNAIGHVASTFAKSNAAPPDARDECLQEQST encoded by the coding sequence ATGGGAGAAGTCGCGCGGAATGCCCGCAAGCAGGCAAGGCTGACGCAGGCGGACGTGGCCGAGCGGGTTGGGCTTGCTACGGAGGTTTATGGCCGCCTGGAGCGCGGCGGAATGCTTCCGAGCGTGCCCACCCTGCTAAAGCTGTGCTTTGTCCTCCGGGCGGACGCCAACGCGCTGCTAGGGATTGGCTCCGGCTCGCTGCCGGTACTGGTGGACGAGCCGAAGCAGGAGAAAGAGGAAGAGGCCCCCCGGGTTCGGCAAGTGCTCCGCCACTTGCGGCGGCTGACGCCTACCCAGCTCAATGCCATTGGACACGTTGCTAGCACCTTCGCCAAGTCAAACGCGGCCCCGCCAGACGCAAGGGACGAATGCCTACAGGAACAGAGCACATGA
- a CDS encoding helix-turn-helix domain-containing protein gives MTPEELMTTIGPLAREARERLKMNQAEVARAAGISSVVYGKIERGLMLPAVPTLRKITLALGISSDVLLGISPKEVARTMNEPAPEVPLSPELRKLTRILRAWPDEKVRFLARMAKLLDSPSVRVEFLKDSEKESEPED, from the coding sequence ATGACCCCCGAGGAGTTGATGACCACCATCGGACCACTCGCCCGAGAGGCCCGAGAACGGCTGAAGATGAATCAAGCCGAGGTTGCGCGTGCGGCTGGGATTTCGTCTGTCGTCTATGGAAAGATTGAACGCGGGTTGATGTTGCCCGCCGTCCCCACACTGCGAAAGATAACCCTGGCGCTCGGCATTTCGTCGGACGTGCTGCTGGGCATCAGTCCGAAAGAAGTAGCGCGGACGATGAATGAGCCCGCGCCCGAGGTGCCACTGAGCCCCGAGCTTCGCAAGCTGACGCGCATCCTGCGGGCATGGCCTGACGAAAAGGTCCGCTTCCTGGCCCGTATGGCGAAGCTGCTGGACTCGCCTTCCGTGCGGGTGGAGTTCTTGAAGGACTCCGAGAAGGAGTCCGAGCCCGAGGACTAG